One Candidatus Zixiibacteriota bacterium genomic window, CGCGTCGTCGTTGTCGAGGATGTCGTCACCACCGGTTCTTCGTCGTTCAAAGCAATTGAAGCGCTGCAAGAAGCTGGCTGCACCGTCGTCAAGGTGATCGTCATGGTGGACCGGCTGCAGGGCGGCGCGGAAGCGTTCGCCGCGAAGAACGTGCGCTTCGAGCCGATCTTCACGTTGAAAGACCTGAACCTCTAATGTCGTCGCTGCGCGTCTTCCATTCCGCCGACTGTGACCGCACCGTGCTCAGCGGCAAGCGCATCGGCGTGATCGGTTATGGTTCGCAAGGGCGGGCGTTTGCGCTCAACCTGAGAGATTCCAAATGCGCGGTAACAGTGCATTTACGTGAAGGGAGCAAGTCGCGCACACTGGCAGCGTCGGAAGGACTGCAGGTTGCCGATCTCAGCAGCGCCGCCGCTTGCGATATAGTCATCATGGCGATTCCCGATCACGAACAACCGGCCTTTTTTGAGAAGTACCTTCGATCCGCATCGCGGCCGCAAACGATTGTCCTGCTCCACGGCTCAAACTTTCACTTCAAGAATATTGCCTTCCGCACTTCTGATGATGTCGCTCTCGTTGCACCGCACGGCCCCGGTCGCGATCTGCGCGAGAACTACCTCAGTGGTACCGGACTCTCGTGTTTCATTGCCGTCGGGCAGGATGCCTCTGGTCACGCTCAAACAACGGCCTTAGCGATCGCCGATGCCATCGGCGCCGGCACGGCCGGCATCTACGAAACGACCTTCGCCGCCGAAACGATTGGCGACCTCTTCGGCGAACAGACTCTGCTCGTCGGCGGACTGGCCGGACTGACTGATGCCGT contains:
- the ilvC gene encoding ketol-acid reductoisomerase, with product MSSLRVFHSADCDRTVLSGKRIGVIGYGSQGRAFALNLRDSKCAVTVHLREGSKSRTLAASEGLQVADLSSAAACDIVIMAIPDHEQPAFFEKYLRSASRPQTIVLLHGSNFHFKNIAFRTSDDVALVAPHGPGRDLRENYLSGTGLSCFIAVGQDASGHAQTTALAIADAIGAGTAGIYETTFAAETIGDLFGEQTLLVGGLAGLTDAVFRTMVDRGLAPENAYLETIKQLKLLAAMIEAHGPAGMIARVSKTAGYGSLLAMPSLFDDVFMKRLEAIYYAIESGQFNQLLRDEAAAGFTTYQQLLDIVSHRASQQIVDQFHRKEGADE